The nucleotide sequence GACCGTACGGGCCGACGGCGACGGAACGCTCAGCGGCCAGGTCTCCGGGGTCGCGGGCGCGGCGGGCGCCGATGTGCTGCTCGTCCCCGCCACCGGCGCGGACGGATACGGGCTGTACGCCGTGGAGACCGCCGAGACCAGCGTCACCGTCGAGCCCCTCACCTCGCTCGACCTCACCCGCCCGCTCGCCGCGGTGACCCTCACCGGCGCCCCGGCCCGCAGGCTGGCCGGGCCCGACCGGGCCGCGACGGCCATCGGGCGGGCGCTGCTGACCGGGGCCGGGCTGCTCGCCTCCGAGCAGCTGGGCGTGGCCGAATGGTGTCTGACCGAGACCGTCCGCCACACCAGGGAGCGCCATCAGTTCGGGCGCCCCATCGGCTCGTTCCAGGCGCTCAAGCACCGTATGGCCGCGCTGTGGCTGGAGCTGGTCTCGGCGCGCGCCACCGCCCGCTACGCGGCCGACGCACTGGCCACGGACAGCCCGGACACACCGGTCGCGGTGGCCGTGGCCCAGGCGCACTGCGCCGAGGTGGCGGTGCGCGCGGCCGAGGAGTGCGTTCAGCTGCACGGCGGCATCGGCATGACCTGGGAGCACCCGGCGCATCTGTATCTCAAGCGGGCCAAGAGCGATGAGATCGCTCTTGGCACCCCCGGCCGTCACCGGCAGGCGCTCGCCGGGCTGGTGGATCTGGCGGCCCCCACCGGCTGACCGGCCGGATCCGGCGAACCCGCCCCCGCTCCGCGATCACGCCACTAGAGTGCCGCACAGCTGTTCGGCGCTCTGGTGGCGGACGGCCGTGCGGCACGTCGGACGAGGCCGGAACAGGGGCACATGATGAGCGACTTCGACTACATCGTGGTGGGGGCGGGCTCGGCGGGCGCGGCGGTGGCGGCCCGGTTGACGCAAGCCCCGGACACGCGGGTGCTGCTGCTGGAAGCCGGGAAGGACGACGCGGCCGAGCAGATCCACGACCCCACCGCGTGGTTCACGCTCATCGGCGGTGAGCACGACTGGGGCTACACCACAGTCCCGCAGCCGGGCCTCGCCGGTCATCCGCAGGCCGCCGCGCGCGGCAAGGTGCTCGGCGGCTCCAGCAGCATCAATGTGATGACCTACGTCCGCGGCCACCTGGGCACCTTCGACGCGTGGGCCGCCGACGGCTGTACCGGCTGGGACGCCGCGTCGGTGCTGGAGATCTTCCGCGCCATCGAGCACACCGAGGGCCGTGACCCCCGCTTCCGCGGCACCGGCGGCCCGCTGCGGCTCAGCCGGGCCGACACGCCCAACCCGCTGACCGCCGCCTTCCTCGACGCCGCCAAGGAACTCGGCCACCCCTTCAACGACGACTTCAACGCGGCGGAGAGCGACGGCGCCGGACGCCATGAGTGGACCATCCAC is from Streptomyces hygroscopicus and encodes:
- a CDS encoding acyl-CoA dehydrogenase, with translation MSTPDLLYSEAEDDLRAAVRSLLTDRCPPATVLSQAESGRAHDVALWGALGADMGTAGLLVPDKLGGQGATAREAAVVMEELGRAVAPVPYLTSAVLAASALLGCDTDQEPVARLLGALAEGRTVGALALPLSTVAGVPGTPAATVRADGDGTLSGQVSGVAGAAGADVLLVPATGADGYGLYAVETAETSVTVEPLTSLDLTRPLAAVTLTGAPARRLAGPDRAATAIGRALLTGAGLLASEQLGVAEWCLTETVRHTRERHQFGRPIGSFQALKHRMAALWLELVSARATARYAADALATDSPDTPVAVAVAQAHCAEVAVRAAEECVQLHGGIGMTWEHPAHLYLKRAKSDEIALGTPGRHRQALAGLVDLAAPTG